Proteins co-encoded in one Ralstonia sp. RRA genomic window:
- a CDS encoding polyphosphate kinase 2 family protein: MASNGKTLIDDWRYDGSSKFKIAKSDAAVKPFSTGSKAGDLERLAEIGPRLDTLQDVLYAEHRRKVLVILQGMDTSGKDGTVRSVFREMDPLGLRVVGFKAPTPQELAHDYLWRVHAQTPGSGEIVIFNRSHYEDVLITRVHGMINAAECKRRYDHINAFEQMLTDTGTTIIKCFLHISKDEQRARLQGRVDNPDKHWKFDPSDISERELWDDYQSAYEDAINATATPHAPWYVIPANSKTHRNLMVAEILLQTLEAMKPKYPAGNPEVAGLTIE, translated from the coding sequence ATGGCATCGAACGGCAAGACCCTGATCGACGACTGGCGGTACGACGGCAGCAGCAAGTTCAAGATTGCCAAGTCGGATGCCGCCGTTAAGCCGTTTTCCACCGGCAGCAAGGCTGGCGACCTGGAGCGGCTCGCCGAGATTGGGCCCCGGCTCGACACGCTGCAGGACGTTCTCTACGCCGAGCACCGCCGCAAGGTGCTGGTGATCCTGCAGGGCATGGATACCTCCGGCAAGGACGGCACCGTGCGCAGCGTGTTTCGCGAGATGGATCCGCTCGGCCTGCGCGTGGTCGGCTTCAAGGCGCCGACGCCGCAGGAGCTGGCGCACGATTATCTTTGGCGTGTGCACGCGCAAACGCCCGGGAGCGGTGAGATCGTCATCTTCAACCGCAGCCACTACGAGGATGTGCTCATCACGCGCGTGCACGGCATGATCAACGCTGCCGAGTGCAAGCGCCGCTACGACCACATCAACGCGTTCGAACAGATGCTGACCGACACCGGCACGACGATCATCAAATGCTTCCTGCACATCTCGAAAGACGAGCAGCGGGCGCGGTTGCAGGGGCGCGTCGATAACCCCGACAAGCACTGGAAGTTCGACCCGTCCGATATTTCGGAGCGCGAACTCTGGGACGATTACCAGAGCGCGTATGAAGACGCCATCAACGCCACCGCCACGCCCCATGCGCCGTGGTACGTGATTCCCGCCAACTCCAAGACCCACCGGAACCTGATGGTGGCGGAGATTCTGCTGCAGACGCTGGAGGCGATGAAGCCGAAGTATCCGGCGGGGAATCCCGAGGTTGCGGGGTTGACGATCGAATAG
- a CDS encoding lysophospholipid acyltransferase family protein, which translates to MTFLFWLFSRLPLSALQALGGWLGALAAKVPGRYHDRLIANFRHAYPDATPAMLKEAGRSAGRMVFEMPYFWVRKNGATVAPDLFDVCRATIERALADGRGLIFLTPHLGCFEVLPQAYAREHPVTSLFKPPRKESLRGWIETMRAGPNMSMAPADPRGVRMLVRALKRGEAIGILPDQTPTGGEGVWAPFFGKPAYTMTLVHRLHRLTGAHVVALFAERLPRGGGYRLHVHDIGDLPEDATQAATRINAAIEQLIAVAPTQYLWGYNRYKHPKGADAPPAA; encoded by the coding sequence ATGACCTTCCTGTTCTGGCTGTTTTCACGCTTGCCCCTATCCGCGCTGCAGGCGCTGGGCGGCTGGCTGGGGGCGCTGGCGGCCAAGGTGCCCGGCCGCTATCACGACCGGCTCATCGCCAACTTCCGCCACGCCTATCCGGACGCCACGCCCGCCATGCTCAAGGAGGCCGGGCGATCTGCCGGCCGCATGGTCTTCGAGATGCCGTATTTCTGGGTGCGCAAGAACGGGGCGACGGTCGCGCCCGACCTGTTCGATGTCTGCCGCGCGACCATTGAGCGTGCGCTCGCCGACGGACGCGGCCTGATCTTCCTGACGCCGCACCTGGGCTGCTTTGAAGTGCTGCCGCAGGCCTACGCGCGTGAGCATCCCGTCACCTCGCTGTTCAAGCCGCCGCGCAAGGAAAGCCTGCGCGGCTGGATCGAGACCATGCGCGCCGGACCGAACATGTCCATGGCGCCGGCTGACCCACGTGGTGTGCGCATGCTGGTGCGCGCACTCAAGCGTGGCGAGGCCATCGGCATCCTGCCCGACCAGACGCCGACCGGCGGCGAAGGCGTGTGGGCCCCGTTCTTCGGCAAGCCCGCCTACACGATGACGCTGGTGCACCGCCTGCATCGGCTGACAGGTGCGCACGTCGTCGCCTTGTTTGCCGAGCGCCTGCCGCGCGGCGGCGGCTATCGCCTGCACGTGCACGACATCGGCGATTTGCCTGAAGACGCAACGCAAGCTGCCACCCGCATCAATGCCGCCATCGAGCAGTTGATTGCCGTGGCGCCGACGCAATATCTGTGGGGCTATAACCGCTACAAGCACCCCAAGGGCGCGGACGCTCCGCCCGCTGCCTGA
- a CDS encoding lipid A biosynthesis lauroyl acyltransferase, with amino-acid sequence MERFTAKLGLGFLWLLSFLPYSFVARFGEGLGGLLYRIPNGRRRVVLANLKACFPEKSDAEREAMAHEVFRKVFRSFAERSFAWFASEKRLMRVVKIDDQANLPALHGQPHILVTLHLSGVEIGALALTEYLRTNTGNAGCSLYTRMANPALDDAVKALRSRFGATMVSRNENIRQIMRTIKRGEALQLISDMDFGERDSEFVPFFGVPALTLNAIPRMASMTGAKVVPMYTEILPNYQGYALRILPAWENYPTGDLTADTRRMNAFFEDAIRPRITEYYWVHKRFKHRPEGVPGIY; translated from the coding sequence ATGGAACGTTTCACTGCCAAACTCGGACTCGGTTTTCTATGGCTGCTGTCCTTCCTGCCCTACAGCTTCGTCGCCCGCTTTGGCGAGGGGCTGGGTGGGCTGCTGTATCGCATTCCCAATGGCCGGCGCCGTGTGGTGCTGGCCAACCTCAAGGCGTGCTTCCCTGAGAAATCCGACGCTGAGCGCGAGGCGATGGCGCACGAGGTCTTCCGCAAGGTCTTCCGCAGCTTTGCCGAACGCTCGTTCGCGTGGTTCGCATCAGAGAAGCGCCTGATGCGCGTGGTGAAGATCGACGATCAGGCCAACCTGCCGGCGCTGCATGGTCAGCCGCATATTCTCGTCACGCTGCACCTGTCGGGCGTGGAGATCGGCGCGCTGGCGCTGACGGAGTATCTGCGCACGAACACCGGCAACGCAGGCTGCTCGCTCTACACGCGCATGGCCAACCCCGCGCTCGACGATGCGGTGAAGGCGCTGCGCAGCCGCTTTGGCGCGACCATGGTCTCGCGTAACGAGAACATCCGCCAGATCATGCGCACCATCAAGCGTGGCGAGGCACTGCAGCTGATCTCCGACATGGACTTCGGCGAGCGCGACTCGGAGTTCGTACCGTTCTTTGGGGTGCCCGCGCTCACGCTCAACGCCATCCCGCGCATGGCGTCGATGACCGGCGCCAAGGTCGTGCCGATGTACACGGAGATCCTGCCGAACTACCAGGGCTACGCGCTGCGCATCCTGCCTGCGTGGGAGAACTACCCCACCGGCGACCTGACCGCCGACACGCGTCGCATGAACGCCTTCTTTGAAGACGCCATCCGCCCGCGCATTACCGAGTACTACTGGGTGCACAAGCGCTTCAAGCACCGCCCGGAAGGCGTGCCCGGCATTTATTGA
- the pyrE gene encoding orotate phosphoribosyltransferase: MSQNSELRQSFIRFAVEAGVLSFGEFVTKAGRTSPYFFNAGKFADGALLGQVAQFYAKTLLDSGVEFDMLFGPAYKGITLASATAVALAGMGRNVGFAYNRKEAKDHGEGGSLVGAKLQGRVIIVDDVISAGTSVRESVELIRAAGATPAAVLILMDRMERSGNAVDIGERSAVQDVQAQYGMPVVSIANLDDLLGYLDGAGDPALAGYREKAAAYRDKYGVSAI; the protein is encoded by the coding sequence ATGAGCCAAAACAGCGAGTTGCGCCAATCCTTCATCCGCTTTGCGGTGGAAGCCGGCGTGCTGTCGTTCGGGGAATTCGTGACCAAGGCGGGGCGGACGTCGCCCTATTTCTTCAACGCCGGCAAGTTCGCAGACGGCGCCCTACTGGGCCAAGTCGCGCAATTCTATGCGAAAACCCTGCTGGACTCGGGCGTGGAGTTCGACATGCTGTTCGGGCCGGCCTACAAGGGCATCACGCTGGCATCGGCCACGGCGGTTGCGCTGGCGGGCATGGGGCGCAATGTCGGCTTTGCGTACAACCGCAAGGAAGCCAAGGACCACGGCGAAGGCGGCAGCCTCGTCGGCGCCAAGCTGCAGGGGCGCGTGATCATCGTCGATGACGTGATCTCGGCCGGCACCTCGGTGCGCGAGTCGGTGGAGTTGATTCGTGCGGCGGGTGCCACGCCGGCCGCCGTGCTGATCCTGATGGATCGGATGGAACGCAGCGGAAATGCTGTCGACATCGGCGAGCGCTCGGCGGTGCAGGATGTGCAGGCTCAATACGGCATGCCGGTTGTGTCGATTGCCAACCTGGATGATTTGCTCGGGTATCTGGATGGCGCTGGGGACCCGGCGCTGGCGGGGTACCGTGAGAAGGCAGCGGCCTACCGCGATAAGTACGGCGTGAGCGCGATCTGA
- a CDS encoding exodeoxyribonuclease III — MLRIISANLNGVRSASSKGFFDWMGKQDADFVCVQELKCAQDDMTPEFLAPHGYHGVFQHAVKKGYSGAGIYTRHKPDEVIIGFDNGEFDAEGRYVEARYGKLSIISVYVPSGSSGEERQQAKFRFMDLFMAHLKDLRHEKGREVVLCGDVNIVHKEIDIKNWKGNQKNSGCLPEERAWLTQLFDEVGYVDVFRTLDQRPEQYTWWSNRGQAYAKNVGWRIDYQIATPGIAATARRTSIFKDIKFSDHAPLTIDYDTKVHW; from the coding sequence ATGTTACGCATCATTTCCGCCAACCTCAACGGCGTTCGCTCCGCCTCCAGCAAAGGCTTTTTCGATTGGATGGGCAAGCAGGATGCCGATTTCGTCTGCGTGCAGGAACTGAAATGCGCGCAAGACGACATGACGCCCGAATTCCTGGCGCCGCACGGTTACCACGGCGTGTTCCAGCACGCGGTGAAGAAGGGCTACAGCGGCGCGGGCATCTACACGCGTCACAAGCCGGACGAAGTCATCATCGGCTTCGATAACGGTGAGTTCGACGCCGAAGGCCGTTACGTTGAAGCGCGCTACGGCAAGCTGTCGATCATCTCGGTCTACGTGCCGTCGGGTTCCAGCGGCGAAGAGCGCCAGCAGGCCAAATTCCGCTTCATGGATCTGTTCATGGCGCACCTGAAAGACCTGCGCCACGAAAAGGGCCGCGAGGTCGTCTTGTGCGGTGACGTCAACATCGTCCACAAGGAAATCGACATCAAGAACTGGAAGGGCAACCAGAAGAACTCCGGCTGCCTGCCCGAAGAGCGCGCGTGGCTGACCCAGCTGTTCGACGAGGTCGGCTATGTGGACGTGTTCCGCACACTGGACCAGCGCCCCGAGCAGTACACGTGGTGGAGCAATCGCGGCCAAGCCTACGCAAAGAACGTCGGGTGGCGGATCGATTACCAGATCGCCACGCCGGGCATTGCCGCCACCGCGCGCCGCACGTCGATCTTCAAGGACATCAAGTTCAGCGATCACGCACCGCTGACGATCGATTACGACACCAAGGTGCACTGGTAA
- the dapF gene encoding diaminopimelate epimerase: protein MKLHFTKMHGAGNDFVVLDGIQTPIDFTPEQWAAIADRHFGVGADQLLLVERSTRPDVDFRYRIFNHDGGEVEHCGNGARCFVKFVTDRGLTDKRTVRVEVMSGIATLTMQDDGQVTVDMGAPVFEAARLPFLPEGLLTRTEGDDTLHALQINGRTEWLSTVSMGNPHAVQVVDDTEAFPVLEDGPLIESHAVFPRRVNAGFMQIVDRHSVRLRVYERGAGETLACGTGACAAVVAGIRRGLLDSPVKVATHGGDLTIAWAGVDQPVMMTGPATTVFEGTLDLDALKLTAAH from the coding sequence GTGAAACTGCACTTCACCAAGATGCACGGCGCGGGCAACGACTTTGTCGTGCTCGACGGCATCCAGACCCCGATCGACTTCACGCCCGAGCAATGGGCGGCCATTGCGGACCGCCACTTTGGCGTGGGGGCAGACCAGCTCCTGCTGGTCGAGCGCTCGACGCGGCCCGACGTCGATTTCCGCTATCGCATCTTCAACCACGACGGCGGCGAGGTGGAGCACTGCGGCAACGGCGCGCGCTGCTTCGTCAAGTTCGTCACAGACCGGGGTTTGACCGACAAGCGCACCGTGCGCGTGGAAGTCATGAGCGGCATCGCCACGCTGACGATGCAGGACGACGGCCAGGTCACCGTTGACATGGGCGCGCCCGTCTTCGAAGCCGCGCGTCTGCCATTCCTGCCGGAAGGTTTGCTCACGCGCACCGAAGGCGACGACACGCTCCACGCCCTGCAGATCAACGGCCGTACCGAGTGGCTGTCCACTGTGTCGATGGGCAACCCGCACGCGGTGCAGGTGGTGGACGACACCGAGGCCTTCCCCGTGCTGGAAGACGGCCCGCTGATCGAATCGCACGCCGTGTTTCCGCGCCGCGTGAATGCGGGCTTCATGCAGATCGTCGATCGTCATTCCGTGCGCCTGCGCGTGTACGAGCGCGGCGCGGGCGAGACGCTGGCTTGCGGCACTGGCGCCTGCGCAGCCGTGGTGGCGGGCATCCGGCGCGGCCTGCTCGATTCGCCCGTGAAGGTGGCCACGCATGGTGGCGATCTCACCATCGCTTGGGCCGGTGTCGATCAGCCGGTGATGATGACGGGCCCCGCCACGACTGTCTTTGAAGGCACGCTGGATCTGGACGCACTGAAGCTCACCGCTGCGCATTGA
- the metK gene encoding methionine adenosyltransferase, whose amino-acid sequence MSNDFLFTSESVSEGHPDKVADQISDAILDAILAQDKYARVAAETLCNTGLVVLAGEITTTANVDYIHVARETIKRIGYDNTEYGIDYKGCAVLVAYDKQSPDIAQGVDRASDDYLNQGAGDQGLMFGYACDETPELMPFPIYYAHRLVERQSQLRRDGRLPWLRPDAKSQVTVRYVDGKPHSVDTVVLSTQHAPEMSQEAIREAVIEEIIKPVLPSHMLAETKYLVNPTGRFVIGGPQGDCGLTGRKIIVDTYGGAAPHGGGAFSGKDPSKVDRSAAYAARYVAKNVVAAGLARQCQVQVSYAIGVARPINITVYTEGTGVIPDDQIAKLVHEHFDLRPKGIVQMLDLLRPVYEKTAAYGHFGREEPEFSWEATDKALLLREAAGLAGEPAKAFA is encoded by the coding sequence GTGTCAAACGACTTCCTCTTCACCTCGGAATCCGTTTCCGAGGGCCATCCCGACAAGGTCGCCGACCAGATTTCCGACGCCATCCTGGACGCTATCCTCGCCCAGGACAAATATGCGCGCGTCGCCGCAGAAACGCTGTGCAACACCGGTCTGGTGGTGCTCGCGGGTGAAATCACCACGACGGCCAATGTGGATTACATCCACGTCGCGCGCGAAACCATCAAGCGCATCGGCTACGACAACACCGAGTACGGCATCGACTACAAGGGCTGTGCCGTGCTCGTCGCTTACGACAAGCAATCGCCGGATATCGCCCAGGGCGTCGACCGTGCATCGGACGACTACCTGAACCAGGGCGCCGGCGACCAGGGCCTGATGTTCGGCTACGCGTGCGATGAAACGCCCGAGCTGATGCCCTTCCCGATCTACTACGCACACCGCCTGGTCGAGCGCCAGTCGCAACTGCGCCGCGACGGCCGCCTGCCCTGGCTGCGCCCGGACGCCAAGTCGCAGGTGACGGTGCGTTATGTGGACGGCAAGCCGCACAGCGTGGACACCGTCGTGCTGTCGACCCAGCACGCACCGGAAATGTCGCAAGAGGCCATCCGCGAAGCCGTGATCGAAGAGATCATCAAGCCGGTGCTGCCCTCGCACATGCTGGCCGAGACCAAGTACCTGGTGAACCCGACCGGTCGCTTCGTCATCGGCGGCCCGCAAGGTGACTGCGGCCTGACCGGCCGCAAGATCATCGTCGATACATACGGCGGTGCAGCCCCGCACGGCGGCGGCGCATTCTCGGGCAAGGACCCGTCGAAGGTGGACCGCTCGGCTGCGTACGCCGCGCGCTATGTCGCCAAGAACGTGGTGGCTGCCGGTCTGGCGCGCCAGTGCCAGGTGCAGGTGAGCTACGCGATTGGCGTGGCGCGTCCGATCAACATCACCGTGTACACGGAAGGCACCGGCGTGATTCCGGACGACCAGATCGCCAAGCTCGTGCATGAGCACTTCGACCTGCGTCCGAAGGGCATCGTTCAGATGCTCGACCTGCTGCGCCCGGTCTACGAAAAAACTGCCGCGTACGGCCACTTCGGCCGCGAAGAGCCGGAGTTCAGCTGGGAAGCCACCGACAAGGCCCTGCTGCTGCGCGAAGCGGCTGGCCTGGCAGGTGAGCCGGCCAAGGCATTCGCCTGA
- the argC gene encoding N-acetyl-gamma-glutamyl-phosphate reductase: protein MAFKVFVDGQEGTTGLRLLDYLSQRDDIELLRIAEDKRKDSAERAKFLNAADVAFLCLPDVASREAVSLVNNPNTCIIDASTAFRTDDNWVYGLPELNKGQRERLRNTKRIAVPGCHASAFVLLIRPLVEAGIVPADYPVTAFSLTGYSGGGKQMIADYLAANNPKLDSPRPYALALAHKHLPEMRVQSKLSLPPIFTPVVGNFLKGLAVTIGLHPQHLARKVSPADIAKVFADYYQGEQFIRVAPADNVATLDNGFFDVQGANDTNRADLFVFGSDERMVVTARLDNLGKGAAGAAVQCMNVHLGVDEATSLQVEAQIPAAGAEHAVREAAPGFAS from the coding sequence ATGGCATTCAAGGTTTTCGTCGACGGTCAGGAAGGCACCACCGGCCTTCGCTTGCTCGACTATCTGTCGCAACGCGACGATATCGAGCTCCTGCGCATCGCCGAAGACAAGCGCAAGGATTCGGCCGAGCGCGCCAAATTCCTGAATGCCGCCGATGTCGCATTCCTGTGCCTGCCGGACGTTGCCTCGCGCGAGGCCGTCTCGCTGGTCAACAACCCGAACACCTGCATCATCGACGCCAGCACCGCGTTCCGTACGGATGACAACTGGGTCTACGGCCTGCCCGAGCTGAACAAGGGCCAGCGCGAGCGCCTGCGCAACACCAAGCGCATCGCCGTGCCGGGCTGCCACGCCAGCGCCTTCGTGCTGCTGATTCGTCCGCTGGTGGAGGCGGGCATCGTGCCGGCCGACTACCCGGTCACCGCGTTCTCGCTCACCGGCTACAGCGGTGGTGGCAAGCAGATGATTGCCGACTACCTGGCCGCCAATAACCCGAAGCTCGACAGCCCGCGCCCGTACGCGCTGGCGCTGGCGCACAAGCACCTGCCGGAGATGCGCGTGCAGAGCAAGCTGAGCCTGCCGCCGATCTTCACGCCGGTGGTCGGCAACTTCCTCAAGGGTCTGGCCGTGACGATCGGCCTGCACCCGCAGCACCTGGCACGCAAGGTCAGCCCGGCGGACATCGCCAAGGTCTTCGCCGATTACTACCAGGGCGAGCAGTTCATCCGCGTGGCCCCGGCCGATAACGTCGCGACGCTCGACAACGGCTTCTTCGACGTGCAGGGCGCCAACGACACCAACCGTGCTGACCTGTTCGTGTTCGGCTCGGACGAGCGCATGGTCGTGACTGCCCGCCTAGACAACCTGGGCAAGGGTGCAGCCGGCGCAGCGGTGCAATGCATGAACGTTCACCTGGGTGTGGACGAAGCGACCAGTCTGCAGGTGGAAGCGCAGATTCCCGCGGCCGGCGCCGAACATGCCGTGCGCGAAGCTGCGCCGGGTTTCGCGAGCTGA